In Bacteriovorax sp. Seq25_V, the genomic window AATTGCGAGAATAGAATCAGAGGTCATGAATAGGAATGATCCCACCAAAGCATAGACTGCTTCCATTGAATGTAGGGCTAAAAACTGTTGCCACGCCGCGAAGGTCATCGTGAGGATTGCTAAGACGTAAATAGCGACAGGCAGTTTCATTTCTTTTAAACTGTTAAATAAGTAACTATAAAGTCCAAGTGCTATTGGAACAAGAATGGCCAGTGGCCAGAATTTGATCTCAGTTATATTTCGTGTGAAGGCGAAGATATAAATAATATGAGCAAGAAGAAAGCTTACTAGACCAGGAATAAACTTCTGCTCTTTGAGCATTAAGAAAATATCTCCAAGTAACGAAAATATTAGTCCTAGGATAATAATATTACGATAATCTGTCTCACTACCATTTTTAATACAAAGTATAATAATTAGAGTGGTGGTTAGTGGCTTGAAAAGATAGATAAATTTGAAGTCTCTTCTATACTCAAAGTAAATATGAAGAGACATCGATATTAGAATGGAGAAGATAAAAAATGTAACCATACTTTATCTTCTCATTATGTTGTTACTATTTACAAGCTGCTTTAGTTCTCTGATAAGCCTCTTGTGCTTCATCGACTTGATCCTGTGTCGCTAACCCATAGTCAAATTCGCTTTTTACAATTTTTAAAAGGTCTGCTTTAAGACCAATCTTTGTCTGACAAAGTGACTTCACACCCATTTTTTCATTAAGATTACACTCAATACTTTTCGCTACGTCAGCTTGACTTGCCATACCGTATTCAAATTTTATTAGAGTTGTATCAACTGCCTCACAAGCAATTGAATTAATAGATAGTACTAACATTGCGAATGTCATTAATTTTTTCATTAATAAAGTCCTTTGTATGCGTGTCTTTCATCTGTAAGATATTTCTAGCGTACATACCAGTGTCAATGTAAAATATTCACAAGTTTTCATCATTAATAAGGAAGTTGAGATGACCATATTTAAATTCTTTGTCACGATTACCGCAATTTTACATATTCTTTTTTTTAAGCTTGAAAGTATCGACTTTATGAAAGACCACGTTTTAAAAAGATTTGCTCTAACAAAGGAACAAGGGCAGGTCATTAAAATTTGGGCCTTAAATCAAGGATTCTACAATCTCTTCCTGGCCCTTGGACTTTTCTATTCTCTTTATCTTGGCAATGGAATGGGGATATTTTTAGCGCGTTATATTCTATTTGTAATTTTAGGTGCAGCCTTTGTTCTCTTTGCTTCTGCTCCTAAGAAATATATTCCTGCACTCATACAGGGGTTACCGGCACTAGCGGGTATTATAGCAAGTTTTTTTGGATAAGAACCTGTTTAAAATCATAGAGATTTTTTTCAGA contains:
- a CDS encoding lysoplasmalogenase — protein: MVTFFIFSILISMSLHIYFEYRRDFKFIYLFKPLTTTLIIILCIKNGSETDYRNIIILGLIFSLLGDIFLMLKEQKFIPGLVSFLLAHIIYIFAFTRNITEIKFWPLAILVPIALGLYSYLFNSLKEMKLPVAIYVLAILTMTFAAWQQFLALHSMEAVYALVGSFLFMTSDSILAIDKFKTTKKIFIFLIMTTYFSAQLMIALSARIIQ
- a CDS encoding DUF1304 domain-containing protein — protein: MTIFKFFVTITAILHILFFKLESIDFMKDHVLKRFALTKEQGQVIKIWALNQGFYNLFLALGLFYSLYLGNGMGIFLARYILFVILGAAFVLFASAPKKYIPALIQGLPALAGIIASFFG